In Longimicrobium sp., the genomic window GCGGAGTGCCCCCGAACAAGCCACTCCGCGAAGGCGGACTTCGTGTAGTCGTTGCAGCGAATTCATTCGCCCGGGGAGGCGAGGGCCCCCTGAAGAGGCCAGGGTTCTGCCCGGTAGCCATCATTCCTCCCTGAATCTTTCGATCCCGAACGGCGCCATCTCCGCCCCCCACGGCTCCCCGCACAGCAGCCCGCCGACCGTCTCCCCGGTCAGCGGAGCGAGGAGAATGCCGTTCCGAAAGTGGCCGGTCGCGTACACCAGCCCCTCCACCTCCGGATCGAGGCCTAGGATGGGAAACCCGTCCGGGGTGCCCGGGCGCAGGCCGGACCAGGTTTCGGCGAGCGGCGCGTGCTCCAGCGCGGGGGCGATCTCCACCGCGCCGTCGATCAGCCGGCGCACGCCCCAGGGCGTCACCGCCTTGCGATACCCGGTGCTCTCCACCGTCGCGCCGGCGATCACCCGCCCCGCCGCGCGCGGGACGAGGTAGCAGCGCGGCGAGTCAACCACGTGGCGGAACATGGGGGGCACCGCCTCCAGCGCGAGCAGCTGCCCGTGCACCGGCTCCACCGGCACCGGCCGCGGAAGCCCCTCGATCATCCCCGCCCACGCACCGCCCGCCAGAACGACGGCGCCCGCGTGGATGCGCTCGCCCCCGGCCAGCTCCACCCCCGCGGCGCGATTGCCCGCCCGCAGCAGCCGCACCGCCTGCTCGCCCAGGCGGAACCGGACGCCCGCGCGGGCCGCGGCGGACCACAGCGCCGGGCCCAGCGCGCGGTTGTCCACCTGGTGGTCGCCGGG contains:
- the thiO gene encoding glycine oxidase ThiO; this encodes MRDERTADVVIVGGGVIGCAIARRAARGGLSVVVVERATPGMEASWAAAGMLSPLAEANGPGPFLDLLVRGREIYPDYAAALREETGVDVCYADAGTLFVALREEDDEELCARWRWQSAAGLAVERLSASEAREAEPALSPAVRMALRFPGDHQVDNRALGPALWSAAARAGVRFRLGEQAVRLLRAGNRAAGVELAGGERIHAGAVVLAGGAWAGMIEGLPRPVPVEPVHGQLLALEAVPPMFRHVVDSPRCYLVPRAAGRVIAGATVESTGYRKAVTPWGVRRLIDGAVEIAPALEHAPLAETWSGLRPGTPDGFPILGLDPEVEGLVYATGHFRNGILLAPLTGETVGGLLCGEPWGAEMAPFGIERFREE